The Janthinobacterium tructae genome contains the following window.
GGCGCCGGCAGCGCCCAGCCGCTGTGGATAGGCAGCCCCTTGCGCGTGCACCGCCGCTGCGTGGAGCCGATGTTTTCGCTGGCCAATAGCATTGCCTATGAAGACAAGATGGTCTACGGGCTAACAGACCGCACGCCGCCGGCCGGCGCGCGCGGCCTGACGCGGGGACCCAGCCGCTGGATCGACGCTCTTGGTCCCGTCAGCTACAAGCAGGTGGTGCCCGTGCAGCTCGATTTCGTGCTGGAAGTGCTGCTGAAACTGTATCGCCGCGACGGCAAGCTGCCCGACATGTATGTCATTACGCCGTTCAAGGCCGTGCGCAACGAATTGCGCTCGCGCATCATCGACCTGGACTGGGACCGCTGCCTCGGTTACGGCAAGGCACCGACGGCGCGCGAATTGCGTCAATGGAGTAACCAGATGGTCGGCACCGTGCACACCTTCCAGGGCAAGGAACAAAGCGTGGTGATGCTGGTCCTGGGCGCCGACGACAGCACGGCCGGCGCCGCGCAATGGGCGGCGGCCACGCCGAACCTGCTCAACGTGGCCCTGACGCGCGCGCAACACTATGTGTACGTCGTCGGCAACCCCTTGCTGTGGGGACAGTTGCCGCACTTTGCACCCGCCTGCGCGCAATTGCCGCATACGGGCATGCATGAGTTTTTGGTGGAAATGGGGTAGAACACCTGATCAAACCTACTGCGCGTCGGTATAGGTGGTCTGCGATGCTCACTGTGCGTAAAGCACAGTTCCGCTTCTCAACCACCTCTCCCTTCCGCTCGCTACGGTTTTATCAGGTATTCTCAGCGGGGAAAACAAGAGTAAACGTCGTGGCAGCCGCGTCGGATGCGACTGTCGCGCTGCCGCCGTGCAATTGCAGGATGGCCGTGACGATGGCCAGCCCTAATCCTGTGGAAGCGGCCGAGTCGCTGCGGGCCGGGTCGGCGCGGTAAAAACGCTCGAACAGGTGGGGCAAATGGCGCGCGGGGATGGCCGTCCCCAGATTGGTGACGCTGAGTTCCATGCCCGCGCCCGTTTGATGCGAACGCAATATGATCGTGCTGCCCGGCGCCGCATGGCGGATCGCATTCGACAGCAAATTGCCCAGCGCGCGGCGCAGCAGTTGCGGCTCGGCCGTCACATTGCCGCTGCCGTGACAGGCCAGCGCCAGCTCGCGCTCTTCGGCCAGGCCTTCAAAGAAATCGGCCAGGCGCAAAAACTCGTCCTGCACGGGCAAGGTCTGCTTGACGAGCACCATTTCATCCTGCTGCGCGCGCGCCAGAAACAGCATGCTGTCGATCATGCGCGACAGCCGTTCCAGCTCTTCCACATTCGACGACACCAGCTGTTCATACTCTTGCGCACTACGGGGGCGGGCCAGCATGACCTGGCTTTGCCCCAGCAGATTGGTGACGGGCGTGCGAAATTCATGCGCCAGGTCGGCGGAAAACTGCGACAGTCGCGCATAGCCTTCCTGCAGCCGTGCCAGCATGGCGTTCAAGGCCTGGATCAGGGGCAGCAATTCCGTGGGCGCATCACGCGCCTCCAGTTGCTGGCCCAGCTTGCCGGGCCGCACCAGGGCCGCATGGGCGGCAATATTGCGCAGCGGACGCAATCCCCGCAGCAGCATCACGCTGGCCAGCAAGGCCGCCACCAGCGCGCTGATGGCAACCGACACGACGATCTGCCAACGGTAGGCGGCAAACATGGCCGTGCGGTCGCCGTAGACGCGGGCCACGGAAATGTCGGCCATCTGCGCCGGGTCGCCGATGCGCGCGCTCGCCGCCACCACCCTGGCCGGATAGCCGTCGCGGCTGGTCCAGCTGGCGATATCGTTGGCCGTGACGGGCGCATCGACGGCCACGGGAACAGCATGCGCCACCGTCTCGCCATGCGGATTGACATCGATCAAACGCGTGCCATCGGCGCGCACGATGCGCACCAGGGAATTCTCTTGCCCGCTCATGGTGTCGCGAAAATACTGGGGCCGCTCGCGGATGATGTCGAGGGTGCCCGCATTGCCCAGCAGTTGCTGGATCTGCCGCAATTTTCCCAGCAACAAAATGTCGTCGCGGCGCTCGATTTCCGCGACGAATGAACGGTATAAATGCATGCCCAGCCCGGCCGACACGAGCGCCACGATCAGCACGAAGACGAGCGTGACGCGCAGGGTCAGCGAGCGGCGCAGTTGCCCCAGCTTCATGCTGCGGCGCCGTTGTCGGGATTGGATGGCGCGCGCAATTCGCAGACATAGCCCATGCCCCGCAAGGTGTGGATCAGCTTGGGTTCGAACGGGTCGTCGAGCTTGCTGCGCAGGCGGCGGATGGCCGCGTCGATGACGTTGGTGTCGCTCTCAAAATTGATGTCCCACACTTGCGAGGCGATGATGGAACGTGACAGCACCTCGCCCTGGCGCCGCGCCAGTAAATGCAGCAAGCCGAATTCCTTGGCCGTCAGGGTGATGCGCTGCCCTTGCCGGCTGACCTTGCGTTTCATCACGTCGATTTCCATGTCGCCGATGCGGATCACGTCATCTTCACGCGGTGGCCCGCGCCGCAGCAGGGTGCGGATGCGCGCCACCAGTTCGGCAAACGCGAACGGTTTCACCAGGTAATCGTCGGCGCCCAGTTCCAGCCCTTTCACCCGGTCCTGCACTTCGTCGCGCGCGGTCAGGAAGATCACGGGCACGTCCGCGCCGCCTTCCTGCAGCCGCAGCGCGCGCAGCACTTGCCAGCCGTCCATGATGGGCAGCATGACGTCGAGCACGATCAAGTCGGGCGCGTCCGAACTCGCCATGTGCAGGCCGTCGCGACCATTGCGCGCCAGGCTCACCGTGAAGCCGGACTCGGCCAGGCCACGCAGCAAATAGTCGCCCGTCTTCGGTTCGTCTTCAATCACGAGGATGCGCATGGCCGCTTTCTAAGGGGAAGATAAAACCATTTTACGCTCGGAGACGGGGCGCGCGGATGATAAAAATGTCATGCGGCGATCATCTTCTCGTAGGGCAACACTGGCCATACTGGCGTCACTTTATTCAACGGACCGCCCCATGAAAACCCTGTTACTCGGCAGTACCCTGCTGTGCCTGCTGGCCAGCCCCGCCCACGCCCAGCTGCGCAAGGTCGATGAGCTTTCTCTGGCAGCGGCCAACAAGCTGGCCGATGCAGCCATGGCCGCTTGCCAGGCGCAAGGACGGCACATCGTCGTCACCGTACTGGACCGTGGCGGCAATGTCGTGACCGTGCGGCGCGCCGATGGCGTCGGCCCGCACAACACGGAGGCCAGCCGGCGCAAGGCCTACACGGCCCTGTCGACGAAAAACGATACCCAGGCACTGGCCGTGGCCGCGCGCGGCAATCCCGACATGGCCAATTTGACGACACTGCCGGAACTGTTGCTGCTGGGCGGCGGCCTGCCCTTGCGAGCCAGGGGCGAAGTGGTCGGCGCCATCGGCGTCGCCGGCGGCGGTGGCGCCCTGCAAGACCGGGCCTGCGCCCATGCCGCCCTGGCGGCCATTCCAGAACTCGATTCCCCCACCCTTTGAAAGAGACAATGATGACCTACCTGAAGAAAATCACCGCCACCCTGG
Protein-coding sequences here:
- a CDS encoding heavy metal response regulator transcription factor produces the protein MRILVIEDEPKTGDYLLRGLAESGFTVSLARNGRDGLHMASSDAPDLIVLDVMLPIMDGWQVLRALRLQEGGADVPVIFLTARDEVQDRVKGLELGADDYLVKPFAFAELVARIRTLLRRGPPREDDVIRIGDMEIDVMKRKVSRQGQRITLTAKEFGLLHLLARRQGEVLSRSIIASQVWDINFESDTNVIDAAIRRLRSKLDDPFEPKLIHTLRGMGYVCELRAPSNPDNGAAA
- a CDS encoding heavy metal sensor histidine kinase, producing the protein MKLGQLRRSLTLRVTLVFVLIVALVSAGLGMHLYRSFVAEIERRDDILLLGKLRQIQQLLGNAGTLDIIRERPQYFRDTMSGQENSLVRIVRADGTRLIDVNPHGETVAHAVPVAVDAPVTANDIASWTSRDGYPARVVAASARIGDPAQMADISVARVYGDRTAMFAAYRWQIVVSVAISALVAALLASVMLLRGLRPLRNIAAHAALVRPGKLGQQLEARDAPTELLPLIQALNAMLARLQEGYARLSQFSADLAHEFRTPVTNLLGQSQVMLARPRSAQEYEQLVSSNVEELERLSRMIDSMLFLARAQQDEMVLVKQTLPVQDEFLRLADFFEGLAEERELALACHGSGNVTAEPQLLRRALGNLLSNAIRHAAPGSTIILRSHQTGAGMELSVTNLGTAIPARHLPHLFERFYRADPARSDSAASTGLGLAIVTAILQLHGGSATVASDAAATTFTLVFPAENT
- a CDS encoding GlcG/HbpS family heme-binding protein; amino-acid sequence: MKTLLLGSTLLCLLASPAHAQLRKVDELSLAAANKLADAAMAACQAQGRHIVVTVLDRGGNVVTVRRADGVGPHNTEASRRKAYTALSTKNDTQALAVAARGNPDMANLTTLPELLLLGGGLPLRARGEVVGAIGVAGGGGALQDRACAHAALAAIPELDSPTL